The following proteins come from a genomic window of Drosophila sulfurigaster albostrigata strain 15112-1811.04 chromosome X, ASM2355843v2, whole genome shotgun sequence:
- the LOC133847786 gene encoding spectrin beta chain isoform X1 produces the protein MTTDISIVRWDPSQGPGNEYIDEYEYDGGNSSSRLFERSRIKALAEERESVQKKTFTKWVNSHLCRVNCRIADLYVDMRDGKHLIKLLEVLSGERLPKPTKGKMRIHCLENVDKALQFLREQRVHLENIGSHDIVDGNASLNLGLIWTIILRFQIQDITIEEVDNKETKSAKDALLLWCQMKTAGYHNVNVRNFTTSWRDGLAFNAIIHKHRPDLVQFEKLSKTNGIHNLNNAFDVAEDKLGLTKLLDAEDVFVEHPDEKSIITYVVTYYHYFSKLKQETVQGKRIGKVVGIAMENDKMIHDYEHFTSDLLKWIETTIQSLGEREFENSLVGVQGQLAQFSNYRTIEKPPKFVEKGNLEVLLFTLQSKMRANNQKPYTPKEGKMISDINKAWERLEKAEHERELALREELIRQEKLEQLAARFDRKASMRETWLSENQRLVSQDNFGFDLAAVEAAAKKHEAIETDIFAYEERVQAVVAVCDELESERYHDVKRILLRKDNVMRLWTYLLELLRARRMRLEISLQLQQNFQEMLYILDNMEEIKQLLMTDDYGKHLMGVEDLLQKHSLVEADINILGERVKVVVQNSQKFLSDDPESYKPCDPEIIVSRVQQLEDAYAELVRLAVERRSRLEESRKLWQFYWDTADEENWIKEKEQIVSTDEIGHDLTTVNLLLSKHKALESEITSHDPQLQNVAKVGAELITEGHFGADRIKDRLKEILSKWDHLLDLTKYRRQRLENAVEYFQLFADADDVDNWMLDTLRIVSSEDVGRDEANVQSLLKKHKDVADELKNYAEVIDALHKQAETLKLNEPEKANVDKRLEAIDSRYKELTELAKLRKQRLLDALSLYKLMSEADGVEQWIKEKTKMLDTMVPGKDIEDVEIMKHRFEGFDKEMNANASRVAVVNQLARQLLHVEHPNSDEILERQNHLNQEWSTLREKAEAKMDDLKSAHGVQTFYIECRETISWIEDKKRILTETDSLEMDLTGVMTLQRRLSGMDRDLAAIQAKLSSLGREADSIEVDHPEEAQLIRERIAQIELIWEQLTQMLKERDSKLEEAGDVHRFLRDLDHFQTWLTKTQTDVASEDTPTSLPEAEKLLNQHQSIREEIDNYTEDYKVMMEYGERLTSEGSTTDDPQYMFLRERLNALKDGWEELHQMWENRQVLLSQSLDQQLFNRDARQTEVLLSQQEHFLSKDDTPVNLEQAENQLKRHEAFLTTMEANDDKINTLLQVADTLVEKEHFDADKIGKRAENITGRRDDNRQRALDQHEKLKNQVKLHEFLQDLEELAEWVQEKYVTSQDETYRSAKTIHSKWTRHQAFEAEIAANKERLYEAEKSAQELSKEKPEFKDVIEPKLKELAKQFDDLEVHTKEKGALLFDANREVLVQQTCDDIDSYITDLEKQIVSGDTANDLTSVNILMQKQQVIQTQMAVKARQVEEIDKQTEYLQKTVPEEKIEPIVVKKTAVLERFEKIKAPLLERQKQLEKKKEAFQFCRDVEDEKLWIDEKLPVANSTDYGNSLFNVHVLKKKNQSLATEIDNHEPRINAICNNGRKLIDEGHEDAKKFEALISDLTQKWQELKDAIENRKKHLLESEKVQQYFFDAQEAESWMSEQELYMMVEDRGKDEISAQNLMKKHENLEQSVEDYANTIRQLGEVARQFSSDDVSSGDAVAVKQSQLDKLYAGLKDLAGERRARLNEALQLFMLSREVDDLEQWITDREVVAGSQELGQDFDHVTLLSERFNEFARDTEAVGGERVAKVNGIADNLIQAGHSDSATIAEWKDNLNESWQDLLELIETRTQMLAASRELHKFFHDCKDVLGRILEKQHGVSDELGRDAGSVSTLQRKHYNFLQDLTTLYSQVQQIQEESAKLQDAYAGDKAKEITNREQEVLHAWDNLQAMCDARKQKLADTGDLFRFFNMVRILTIWMEDLVRQMNTSEKPRDVSGVELLMNNHQSLKAEIDTREDNFGACISLGKELLTRNHYASADIKDRLMQLNNSRNALLRRWEERWENLQLILEVYQFARDAAVAEAWLIAQEPYLLSSELGHTIDEVENLIKKHEAFEKSAAAQEERFSALERLTTFELKEMKRRQEMAEEAERQRIKEEQEAKAASEAAEQAKRDAERRDDVDVGIAHDEAAAADTAVDVERVVETQTATNQTNQTWSRSSLSVYLINRLYLVSQLKLISFIYVSLCIERGATPAAGDGQEGYVTRKHEWESATKKASNRSWDKVYMAARAGRVSFFKDQKGYKSNPELTFRSEPSYDLQGAAIDIASDYTKKKHVLRVKLANGAEFLLQAHDDTEMSQWVSSLKAQSDSAAVAASRSQTLPATSQKDEPKRRSFFTLKKK, from the exons ATGACGACGGACATTTCAATTGTTCGATGGGACCCCAGTCAGGGTCCTGGCAACGAATATATCgatgaatacgaatacgatGGCGGCAATTCCAGCAGCCGGCTCTTCGAGAGATCCCGCATCAAGGCGCTCGCCGAGGAGCGTGAGAGCGTACAGAAGAAGACATTCACCAAATGGGTGAACTCGCATTTGTGCCGTGTCAACTGCCGCATCGCCGATCTCTATGTGGACATGCGGGATGGCAAGCACTTGATAAAGCTGCTCGAGGTCCTCTCCGGCGAAAGATTGCCCAAGCCCACGAAGGGCAAGATGCGTATACATTGCCTGGAGAACGTGGACAAGGCTCTGCAGTTCTTGCGTGAACAGCGCGTCCATCTCGAGAACATTGGCTCCCACGACATTGTCGATGGCAACGCCTCCCTCAATCTCGGCCTTATCTGGACGATTATCTTGCGTTTCCAG ATCCAAGATATCACCATCGAGGAGGTCGACAACAAGGAGACCAAGTCCGCCAAGGACGCCCTGCTGCTCTGGTGTCAGATGAAGACCGCTGGCTACCACAACGTGAATGTGCGGAACTTTACAACATCGTGGCGCGATGGCCTCGCCTTCAATGCCATCATACACAAACACCGTCCAGATCTAGTGCAATTTGAGAAGCTATCGAAAACGAATGGCATCCACAATCTGAACAATGCCTTCGATGTCGCCGAGGATAAGCTGGGACTGACCAAGCTGCTCGATGCCGAGGATGTCTTCGTCGAGCATCCCGATGAGAAATCAATCATCACCTACGTGGTCACCTACTATCACTACTTCAGCAAACTGAAGCAGGAGACGGTGCAGGGCAAGCGTATTGGCAAGGTCGTCGGCATTGCCATGGAGAACGACAAGATGATCCATGACTATGAGCACTTTACCAGCGATCTGCTCAAGTGGATCGAGACAACGATACAGTCGCTGGGCGAACGTGAGTTTGAGAACTCGCTGGTTGGTGTCCAGGGACAATTGGCACAATTCTCCAACTATCGCACCATCGAGAAGCCGCCCAAGTTTGTGGAGAAGGGCAATCTGGAGGTGCTGCTGTTCACTCTGCAGTCGAAGATGCGCGCCAACAATCAGAAACCCTACACGCCCAAGGAGGGTAAAATGATATCCGATATTAACAAGGCCTGGGAACGCCTCGAGAAGGCTGAACACGAACGTGAGTTGGCGCTCCGTGAGGAACTCATCCGCCAGGAGAAACTGGAGCAGTTGGCCGCCCGCTTCGATCGCAAGGCATCGATGCGCGAGACTTGGCTATCGGAGAATCAACGTCTCGTCAGCCAGGACAACTTCGGCTTCGATCTGGCCGCCGTCGAGGCTGCGGCCAAGAAGCACGAGGCCATTGAGACCGACATCTTTGCGTACGAGGAGCGTGTGCAAGCCGTTGTCGCCGTTTGCGATGAGCTGGAGTCGGAGCGGTATCACGATGTGAAACGCATTCTTTTGCGCAAGGATAACGTGATGCGTTTGTGGACGTATCTGCTGGAGCTGTTGCGTGCTCGCCGCATGCGCTTGGAGATctcgctgcagctgcagcagaaCTTCCAGGAGATGCTCTACATTCTCGACAACATGGAGGAGATCAAGCAACTGCTGATGACCGACGACTATGGCAAGCATTTGATGGGTGTCGAGGATCTGCTGCAGAAGCACTCCCTCGTCGAAGCCGACATTAACATTCTGGGCGAACGGGTCAAGGTCGTCGTACAGAACTCACAGAAGTTCCTTAGCGACGATCCCGAATCGTACAAACCCTGCGATCCCGAGATCATTGTCAGCCGCGTCCAGCAGCTGGAGGATGCCTACGCTGAGCTGGTGCGCTTGGCTGTTGAGCGACGCAGCCGATTGGAGGAGAGCCGCAAGCTCTGGCAATTCTATTGGGACACCGCCGATGAGGAGAACTGGATCAAGGAGAAGGAGCAGATTGTGTCGACAGATGAGATCGGTCATGATCTCACCACAGTCAATCTGCTGTTGAGCAAGCACAAAGCCCTCGAATCGGAGATCACCTCGCACGATCCCCAGCTACAGAATGTGGCCAAGGTGGGCGCCGAACTCATTACCGAGGGTCACTTTGGTGCCGATCGTATCAAGGATCGCCTAAAGGAGATTCTCTCCAAGTGGGATCATCTGCTCGATCTCACCAAATATCGGCGACAGCGACTCGAGAATGCCGTCGAGTACTTCCAGCTGTTTGCCGATGCCGATGACGTCGACAACTGGATGCTCGACACGCTGCGCATTGTCTCCAGCGAGGATGTGGGTCGCGACGAGGCCAACGTTCAGTCGCTGCTCAAGAAGCACAAAGATGTTGCCGATGAGCTGAAGAACTACGCCGAGGTTATTGATGCTCTGCACAAGCAGGCCGAGACCCTGAAGCTCAACGAGCCGGAGAAGGCGAATGTGGACAAGCGTTTGGAGGCCATCGATTCGCGGTACAAGGAGCTCACGGAGCTGGCCAAGCTCCGCAAGCAGCGTCTGCTGGATGCGCTCAGCTTGTACAAGCTGATGTCCGAGGCGGATGGCGTCGAGCAATGGATCAAGGAGAAGACCAAGATGCTGGATACCATGGTGCCCGGCAAGGATATCGAGGATGTGGAGATCATGAAGCATCGCTTCGAGGGCTTCGACAAGGAGATGAATGCCAATGCTTCGCGCGTGGCTGTCGTCAATCAGTTGGCTCGCCAGCTGCTCCATGTCGAGCATCCCAACTCCGATGAGATCCTGGAGCGTCAGAATCATTTGAACCAGGAGTGGTCGACGCTGCGCGAGAAGGCCGAGGCCAAGATGGATGACCTGAAGTCCGCGCACGGTGTGCAGACCTTCTACATTGAGTGCCGCGAGACAATCTCGTGGATCGAGGACAAGAAACGCATCCTCACCGAAACCGACAGCCTCGAAATGGATCTGACCGGTGTGATGACACTGCAGCGTCGCCTTAGCGGCATGGATCGCGATCTGGCCGCCATTCAGGCGAAACTCTCGAGCCTGGGACGTGAGGCGGACAGCATTGAGGTGGATCATCCCGAGGAGGCACAACTCATTCGTGAGCGTATCGCACAAATCGAACTCATCTGGGAGCAGCTCACACAGATGCTGAAGGAGCGTGACTCCAAGCTGGAGGAAGCTGGCGATGTCCATCGTTTCCTGCGCGATCTGGATCACTTCCAGACCTGGTTGACCAAGACCCAGACCGATGTGGCCTCGGAGGATACACCCACGTCACTGCCCGAAGCTGAGAAGCTTCTCAACCAGCATCAGTCCATCCGCGAGGAGATTGACAACTACACCGAGGACTACAAGGTAATGATGGAATACGGTGAGCGCTTGACCTCCGAGGGCAGCACCACCGACGATCCGCAGTACATGTTCCTGCGCGAGCGTCTCAATGCCCTCAAGGATGGCTGGGAGGAGTTGCACCAGATGTGGGAGAACCGTCAGGTGTTGCTCTCCCAGAGTCTCGATCAGCAGCTGTTCAATCGGGATGCACGCCAGACCGAAGTGCTGCTCAGCCAGCAGGAGCATTTCCTCAGCAAGGACGACACTCCGGTTAATCTCGAGCAGGCGGAGAATCAACTGAAGCGTCACGAAGCCTTCCTCACCACCATGGAGGCCAACGACGATAAGATCAACACACTGCTGCAGGTCGCCGATACGCTGGTGGAGAAGGAGCACTTTGATGCCGACAAGATTGGCAAGCGGGCCGAGAACATTACCGGACGTCGCGATGATAATCGCCAGCGTGCATTGGATCAGCACGAGAAGCTCAAGAACCAGGTGAAGTTGCACGAATTCCTGCAGGATCTGGAGGAGTTGGCCGAATGGGTGCAGGAGAAGTATGTGACATCGCAGGATGAGACATACCGCAGCGCCAAGACCATTCACTCCAAGTGGACCAGGCATCAGGCCTTTGAGGCTGAGATCGCTGCCAACAAGGAGCGTCTCTATGAGGCTGAAAAATCCGCCCAGGAGCTGTCGAAGGAGAAGCCCGAATTCAAGGATGTCATCGAGCCGAAGCTCAAGGAGCTGGCCAAGCAATTCGATGACCTCGAGGTGCACACCAAGGAGAAGGGAGCCCTGCTGTTCGATGCCAATCGCGAGGTGCTCGTCCAACAGACCTGCGATGACATTGACTCGTACATCACCGATCTGGAGAAGCAAATTGTCAGCGGCGACACTGCCAACGATTTGACCTCGGTCAATATACTTATGCAAAAGCAACAGGTCATTCAGACACAGATGGCCGTGAAGGCCCGACAGGTGGAGGAGATTGACAAGCAGACCGAATATCTGCAGAAGACGGTGCCTGAGGAGAAAATCGAACCGATTGTGGTTAAGAAGACGGCGGTGCTCGAGCGCTTTGAGAAGATCAAGGCGCCATTGTTGGAGCGCCAAAAGCAGCTGGAGAAAAAGAAGGAGGCGTTCCAATTCTGTCGCGATGTCGAGGATGAGAAATTGTGGATCGATGAGAAGCTGCCGGTGGCCAATTCCACCGACTACGGCAACTCCCTCTTCAATGTCCATGtgctgaagaagaagaaccaATCGCTGGCCACCGAAATCGATAACCACGAGCCACGCATCAATGCCATCTGCAACAATGGCCGCAAGCTGATTGACGAGGGTCATGAGGATGCCAAGAAATTCGAGGCGCTGATCAGCGACTTGACACAAAAGTGGCAGGAGCTGAAGGACGCGATCGAGAACCGCAAGAAGCACTTGCTCGAGTCGGAGAAGGTGCAACAGTACTTCTTCGATGCCCAGGAGGCCGAGTCGTGGATGAGCGAACAGGAGCTCTACATGATGGTCGAGGACCGCGGCAAGGATGAGATCAGTGCCCAGAATCTGATGAAGAAACACGAGAATCTGGAGCAATCGGTCGAGGACTACGCCAACACCATTCGCCAGTTGGGCGAGGTGGCGCGTCAGTTTAGCAGCGATGATGTCTCCAGTGGCGACGCCGTTGCCGTCAAGCAATCCCAGCTGGACAAACTCTATGCCGGTCTCAAGGACCTGGCCGGTGAGCGACGTGCCCGTCTCAACGAGGCCCTGCAGCTGTTCATGCTCAGTCGCGAGGTCGACGATCTCGAGCAATGGATTACCGATCGTGAGGTGGTCGCCGGTTCCCAGGAGTTGGGACAGGACTTCGATCACGTGACGCTGCTGTCGGAGCGCTTCAATGAGTTTGCCCGCGACACCGAAGCCGTTGGCGGAGAGCGGGTGGCCAAGGTGAATGGTATTGCCGATAATCTGATCCAGGCGGGACATTCGGACTCCGCTACGATTGCCGAGTGGAAGGATAACTTGAATGAGTCGTGGCAGGATCTGCTCGAGCTGATCGAGACACGCACCCAAATGCTGGCCGCTTCACGGGAACTGCACAAATTCTTCCATGACTGCAAGGATGTGCTCGGTCGCATCCTCGAGAAGCAGCACGGTGTATCGGATGAGCTGGGTCGCGATGCTGGTTCCGTGTCGACGCTGCAGCGCAAGCACTACAATTTCCTGCAGGACCTCACCACACTGTACTCGCAGGTGCAGCAAATCCAGGAGGAGTCCGCCAAGCTACAGGATGCCTATGCCGGCGACAAGGCCAAGGAGATTACCAATCGGGAGCAGGAAGTGTTGCATGCCTGGGACAATCTGCAGGCCATGTGCGATGCACGCAAACAGAAATTGGCCGACACTGGCGACTTGTTCCGCTTCTTCAACATGGTGCGCATTCTCACCATCTGGATGGAGGATCTGGTGCGTCAAATGAACACATCGGAGAAGCCGCGCGACGTCTCCGGCGTCGAGCTGCTGATGAACAACCATCAGAGCCTGAAGGCCGAGATCGATACACGCGAGGACAACTTCGGTGCGTGCATATCGCTGGGCAAGGAGTTGCTCACCCGCAACCATTATGCGTCCGCTGATATTAAGGATCGCCTGATGCAGCTAAACAACAGCCGCAACGCGCTGCTGCGACGCTGGGAAGAGCGATGGGAGAACCTTCAGCTAA TCCTGGAGGTCTATCAATTCGCCAGAGATGCTGCCGTTGCCGAGGCTTGGCTTATCGCCCAGGAGCCCTACCTGCTATCTTCCGAGCTGGGACACACCATTGACGAGGTCGAGAATCTGATCAAGAAACACGAGGCATTCGAAAAGTCCGCTGCGGCACAAGAGGAGCGCTTCAGTGCCCTTGAGCGTTTGACAACG TTTGAGCTTAAGGAAATGAAGAGGCGCCAAGAGATGGCTGAGGAGGCTGAGCGACAACGCATCAAGGAGGAACAGGAGGCTAAGGCGGCATCCGAAGCGGCGGAGCAGGCCAAACGTGATGCGGAGCGTCGtgacgatgtcgatgtggGCATTGCCCATGATGAAGCAG CCGCTGCAGACACAGCCGTCGACGTTGAGCGCGTTGTCGAAACACAAACAG CTACCAATCAAACGAATCAAACATGGAGTCGCTCGTCGTTGTCTGTCTATTTAATTAATCGATTATATTTAGTGTCACAGTTGAAATTAATATCGTTTATCTATGTTTCCCTGTGTATAGAACGTGGCGCCACACCAGCTGCTGGAGATGGTCAGGAAGGTTATGTGACACGAAAGCACGAATGGGAATCGGCCACCAAGAAGGCATCCAACAGATCTTGGGATAAG GTTTACATGGCTGCAAGAGCCGGACGCGTCTCGTTCTTCAAAGATCAGAAGGGTTACAAGAGTAATCCCGAATTGACCTTCCGCAGCGAACCCAGCTACGATCTGCAGGGCGCTGCCATTGATATTGCCAGTGATTACACGAAGAAGAAGCATGTGCTGCGAGTCAA GCTCGCCAATGGTGCCGAGTTCTTGCTGCAAGCGCACGACGATACCGAAATGAGCCAGTGGGTCTCATCACTGAAAGCCCAAAGCGATTCGGCAGCTGTCGCGGCGAGCAGATCCCAGACTTTGCCAGCTACTTCACAAAAGGACGAACCAAAGCGCAGATCGTTTTTTACtttaaagaaaaagtaa